From the genome of Brachionichthys hirsutus isolate HB-005 chromosome 9, CSIRO-AGI_Bhir_v1, whole genome shotgun sequence:
CGTCAATAAATCATGAAGTGAAATATGCATTAAGAAAGCCGTCCAAACAACAatctatattaaaaaaagaaaagcaaacataCTGAACTTATTATTCTACAAATTAAAGGCAAACCTCTCAGATTGTTTCCTGCATGACTCTGTTGTTGGGCTGAAACACTGCCCTACTTTCTGACACAAATTGTTTGTTAAAGTAAGACGTGAAAGTTTACCTGAGGAAAAGTCAGATGGCATCATCATTACAACAGAAAGTCTGAAACCTTTCACTTCCTCCTTGAGTCCCCGGGCCTAACGCCTCCACCCACACGCTACACACAAGTATTGCTTCATCAGGACAAAATCaacacaagataaaaaaaaagcttttataaGTCCAACATCAAAACAATTCATTTTGCGTGGAGGTTTCTGTCACATTCTAACGTAATGGGCTCCACCCATTCACCAAGTCACTGATCATTAACTGtcataaaaacatttcatatttagTACTGTATAGCACTCTCTGCTAAATCTGGGGTTTCCCTCTGTGACGACAGTACCGGTAAATTAAATGTTGGCACCTTACTTTTGGCATTGGGAACATGCAACAACtcatctctctccatccatgtgtttgtgtgaggatATTGGAGAGAGATTGGAAATATCTTGAGCCCTCAATTCGAGCTTGCAGGTGGATGCTGGGGTGGTGATGGGACTGAAAGTATGGAAGCAAGTATTGAATGTACCAAAAACTGTCCCCACTATGAGATGTGCCTGTGACATTCCCAGCCTGAACACCCTGCAGGCAGCAAagcaatgaaatattttatgatCTGTTTCTTTGCGGATTGATGTCTAAAGTAATGTTGTCACAATGAGGCTTGCTGCATGACGCAGCAGTGAGTATAAAAGCTGATATAACTTCATTAGTCTGGGTCGTCCTCATGCTTGTTCTTCAAGTAACGCAACGCCGGGGCCcttcctgcagacggacacttTGAATAAACACATTCATGCCCTCAGAAGGAGCAAAAGAGAGACTGGATACTATTTGTAGCGTTGACTTTTAGGTATCTTGGAATTTTTGGAACTATGGTGTTTATGGTTGCAAAAACAATCTTTGagattaattaaaataaaaacaaggaaatAGTTGTTGGTGGGCGCAGGAAATGGGGTTCTAATCGGTAGCGTTGCAGTGAGTGAGATTAAAGTGAGATTGCGACCCATACAAGCAGGTTACATCAGAGTGGGGATATTTAGAAGCGACGCTTGCCCATTCAAACAGGAGCTGGCAGCGCAGGCTTGTGTTTCCTTTAAGGTGGGAGTACCTAAAAAGGGAGTGTCGCTTTCAAAATAGTTTACTGGCTTCAGAATCTTGCCAGACTTGTCGCAGTGAGCCAGATCTGTTAGTCAATGCACAGCTACGGACGGCAACAGACAAGGGAAGCTGACTGATGGGAATATTTTAAAGTGACATTTTAACAACAATAATGCTATTTTAGGACTGCAGGACTATTTTGCCCAAATCCACATTTCAATTTACCGTAATATGCTTTAATTATACATGAACGAGAacaaacttaaaaaaagaatagacTGTGACCACCGGACACATTCTACAGCCTAATACGTGTTATCCATGTGTACGTGGTGGCGTTAAAACACCGCTTCTTGCGAAGAACAATAATGTGCAATCTGAGCCTATAAATGGAAAACGGGGACAGTTGTTCCCCTTTTGGTGTATTTGTCTGCGGTGTTCATCTGTACGTCACTAAACCATAAATTCTTCCATATACACCACATTCCATCAGGTTGCCCTTCAccttcacagtgtgtgtgtgtgtgtgcgcttgcaGAGCTCGCCTACATTCGTTCATTAATTTCCTTTACTTGTGTATTTCATGTACATGTGGAAATGTCACTGGTCTGTTTCCCACTGTGGCATACAAACATCCCCTCAGACCACACGGGTCAACTGGTTTCCTGCATAACTgatgctgaataaataaatcggTCCATTCATACTCTCAGtcaaaacacacccacacacacacacacctacacacacacacacacacacacacctacacctacacacacacacacacacacatataatgtCCGAGCCATGATGTCAAGTTTGTGGTGATCTTCTCTGCATGCGTCTAACCTAaaagtaaaagctgctgatacAGTTGTTGATACGATCTGTGGTCTGCAGCCCACATTTCTGGTAAAGTCAGCGTTTCCATTTCATTCACACAGGGAGAAGACGGGCACATTTCTTGGACAATACACCtactctttcttttcttttcggTACTGTGCTCCTATATACGGTGAGTGTGATGGTGGTGGGGAGTGGGAGCAATGTGGAGcaggtttctgctgctgctagagTCATTGTGAACCTGTACATGCACCAGAGAGGATAGCGTCAGGGGGATACCACAGGAGAACGAgctagagagagcgagagagcatcACGAGTGGGCCGTTTGTCTTCCGCTGGCCATGCTGTTCTTCGCCTTTCCTTAACAGACTCACAGAGCTGTGCTCTGCTGGTAGCTGAGAATGCTTTAAACTTTAGAGATTTAATTTATACTTTTCAATTCCAGGAATGCATGTGCTGACTAAACTAAGAGCTACTGGtggaccccccgccccccctttttattttgttggtgCAGTCGCCTGAACAATTGGATTCTGCCCTGTGACTTTTCTTTGGAAGAAATATGCAGTGTCATTATCAAAGAAGAAATCCATGTTGAAAGCCTAAAGAAGTTACATTTAGCAGGGTTTGCGTTTTGTTCAGATCAACAATTTACAAACTATTAACAAAACAGCAATATGTTTACCAGTAAACATTTGTTTGGCCTtgaataaacaacaaaataatcctAAATTGTAAACTGTACATCGTTTATCACAATGGATTTTCTCTTGGATAACGAAAAGCAACCATTAATGACACAGGGGTTCCTCTGATGATGAAACACGTTGACGTCACTGTGCTGTATCTCTGGGTAACCCGTTGCTGATAtagtataaataatattttggcGTTCTCTGGTGGTAAAAGCATAAACTGCATGGTGAGTGTTAGAATTTATTGCAAATGATAAATAGGGCACCTTCACATATAAAACCAtaacttcatttatttattacctccaacaaggaggctctgtttttgacggcgtttatctgtttacctgtttgtctgtttgttagcaatCGGATCTCATGAAAATATAGACCACGGTCTGAttgaagcagaaaaagaaagacttttAGAGTGTTAAACTTTAAGCATTCTTTATATCATCACAAATATTCAATATTGCATACAATTCTTGCAGATGCAGATTTTAAGTCCACATTTTCATCCCAAGAAACCTACAGAAACACGAATAGAACACAGACCTGAATGTACTGCACTGAAATATATATCCTGCATCTGCACATTAACTGagatcctcctcctcaccttttCCCCGCCCCAAAAGCCACCTCTCCACAAACACTCATTAAAATCCACTGAGCAAGTTAGTGCATATTATTCCAGTTTTAATACCGATACATAACAACTAATATTTTAGAGATATTCAGCTAAACAAAAAAGGGAGTGATGGACAGCAAATGGCCGTGAAAACATAACCCAATAGCCTCTTTAAATGTGAATCAGAGCATGCTATTGTTGTAATAAGACAGATTAGATCATGTacttctactactgtacttttggcagCAAATCTACCTTCTCCGcttcaccttgtcctttgcatAGAAATTGTACATTCAAACATAAATCTTTCAAATAATTATACTGTACTTCtatcaaaagaaaaattattTCTTATGTCAATCGTGACCTGGAGCTTTTCTGGCTGCCAACTTGCATCACTGTCTTTAGTAGCAAACGTCCCATTCAAAAAGCGATACTTTAGAAGAATTAGGACTTTGAATCACCTCTATTGtgatagatagaatatgataCTGTACTTCAAACAAAAGATAATGACGCTAATGAGTCATAATGAAAGAAACAGCTTCACATCTGGTGCTGAGATCAAATATTGTTCAGATAAATTGCTTAATTCAACACTAAACGCAAATATTGCCTTTAGGATGTTTTGCTCATTTCCTTCCTGTGATGTAACATTCTATTCTGAGGGTTGATTAGTAATAGAAAATAACAATATTCACTAACACGGCTCAACACAGTTTCCTTCATGCATCAACCTGCTGCTCTAACAAACTGATGGAAACAACATCACCATTGTGATTCACACCAGGGTCCTGAGACGTGCATGAAAGGAAGCGCAGGCTCTTTCGCAGAAGTCAGCAGATACAACGAGACCCTTGAGATTGTTGCACAGGAAGGAAACGCACGCCAAACCTGCTACTGTTTCGTCCCCCTGCCTTTGCCTAGCCAACACGTCTCGACTAACCCGAATGCTTGTGGTGAATCAAACGGTACAAATGAGGGTGTTaaacgaaaagaaaaaaaatagagcaaaaATGCACGTGCAACGGCCTATAAGATAAATACCAAGTATTCATCCGTATTACAAAATGCAACTATGCATTtgttctaaaaacaaaaaacaaattagagttgttgttttccttATCTAATAATTtccactggtggtggtggtgggaggggatggggggtggtggcggtggggggggggggggggggggggttacatggTATAATGCTCACACAAACCATCATACACTtttaatacacaaaaaaaatgtagaaaCGATACAAAATCCGTCTTAAATTATCTCTTTATTTCAGAAACAACCGTCACAGAACAATGCGTCAGATCCacactaaaataaatactttaaagACGCTGCAGTCATTTCAGCTCATTAGTGTTATCTGAGGGAAGGCTCTATTATTCTTTTATTGCTCAGTTCATTTAACTCCACTTTAACAGCTGGTAATGAAGAGAGGATACCTTTTCCATGCTTGGCAATGCAAATCATTGCATATTACACTATTCTGTTTGTCATTGTCATCCCCTTCAGCTTCAGATCTTGTAGAGACCAAAGAAGTTGGCATAAGATGCATGGCTAAGATAACTGGGGTGGGAAACATTCACAAAAACTCTGTCgtttttctgcagctgtagGGCAGAGCCCAGGTAACTCTCTGTGGTCCAGGGGTGTCCCGGCTTTTGGGTGCAAAAACCTGCTCTGTGCGCCTCCATTAGGGTCAGAGATGTGCGTCGCACCCCTCTCCTCAAAAACACAGAATGGACAAAGAAGGATGTTGGAGAACAGTCTTTAAAGATGAGCTCCACTCGTGCGTAGACGTGGTAGAGGCCAGTCTCGTTGATTTGCAGAGCACCGTCCTCAAACCGGTAGGACACTCCTCCGGACAGGAAGGCTCGGCCCGCCTGCGGCTCCCATCGCAGAGTCTTGGAGAATTGTTCTTTTTCGATGCGCCCTGAAAGAGGACAgaaatgaatttgtttcttCAAGTCTGGTGTAGAATAGAAAGCCACAGAGTAAATGTTTATCTTTTCATTAAGAGGCTGATTTACCCATCAAGTGTGCAGCAGGTCTGTCGTCTGTGACCTCATCGGGTTCATTCAGGCCTGAAACACCCATCACACGTTAACCAGCGCCTCCCTTATTATTACTAATTTGCTTATTGTTAATGATGTCGCGAGACATCTCCATACTCACCAGTTTGTTTCTGTGGTGCATCAAAGTCAGTCAAAGGCTTCACCTCCAGAGAGACAAACGAGAAAGAGAGGAATCTCAGCGCCACATCACACAGACGCACGAGAGGATATCCTGACTTACTGGCCTGGTGACCACAGAGCGAATTAGGCCTTGGTGTGCATTTGTAAATGTCACAGCAAAGCGGAGGCATGTGAACTGTGATGCTTGCACACTTTCCTCCTCAACtccattttccatttttctGCCTTTCATTTCAATAAAGGTGCGACTTCTCACGCATTTTTTTTGCTCCACATTCTGTGAAACTGTATAAGAATGAATATTCTACACACATTAATACTACTTATATTTGGCATTATTATGCTTCTGGGTACCCAATTATTAATTCCTTACTTTCTTGAAGCCatacaaaaataatttacagcTGTTGATGCATTTTTATGTTTCTCCTACATTCAACCTCAAACCGTTCATCCaacatttattcagtcattGTTGACttatttcaaaaaaaaaaaaaactgactgaATTTCCCAGCTCTGACTCCTTACCTCTTTCATTTCTTGCAGCTCTTTCTGCATGCCATAAATCTGGGAGGCTTCAAACCCCAGTGCtacaaacacaagcaggaacAGC
Proteins encoded in this window:
- the faslg gene encoding tumor necrosis factor ligand superfamily member 6 — encoded protein: MSCDGTYPFPQVFVVDGGGQPPQPAHPPSLVPCWSRQPPQRKRGKSWGFMGVSAGVALGVLMLFLLVFVALGFEASQIYGMQKELQEMKEVKPLTDFDAPQKQTGLNEPDEVTDDRPAAHLMGRIEKEQFSKTLRWEPQAGRAFLSGGVSYRFEDGALQINETGLYHVYARVELIFKDCSPTSFFVHSVFLRRGVRRTSLTLMEAHRAGFCTQKPGHPWTTESYLGSALQLQKNDRVFVNVSHPSYLSHASYANFFGLYKI